One window of the Rosa rugosa chromosome 3, drRosRugo1.1, whole genome shotgun sequence genome contains the following:
- the LOC133740882 gene encoding protein DOWNY MILDEW RESISTANCE 6-like, with the protein MFDKMSEKLISNRSDLQFVPESYILPPGTRPGNTQVSVMEVIPVIDFQLLGTNRPQLIKQIIEASQEFGFFQLINHGVEDNLLHKVLDVANEFFEQPYEDKASMYSEDVEQSCRLYTSIDYNKEKVHFWRDNLRHPCHPLEQHIHFWPQKPPQYREVVGSYSVEARKLSILLLDLIGEGLGLESGFFGDELTEVQVMGINYYPPCPDPSLTLGLPKHSDVNLITLLLQGEEVHGLQVLKDGQWLAVEPVPNAFVVNIGHTLQIISNGKLGSAEHRVMTNEKVSRTTVGSFIHPSSNYLVEPAKALLDRDCSSSPLFRAFVYKDFVSTYVTNTHEGVPPLEPHKIQPRSI; encoded by the exons ATGTTTGACAAAATGTCTGAGAAGCTCATCTCAAACAGAAGTGACTTGCAATTTGTACCTGAATCCTACATATTACCCCCAGGAACTAGACCAGGCAATACACAGGTCTCTGTAATGGAGGTCATTCCAGTCATTGATTTTCAGCTACTTGGTACCAACAGACCTCAGCTGATCAAGCAAATCATAGAGGCTTCCCAAGAATTTGGCTTCTTCCAG TTGATCAATCACGGGGTTGAAGACAATTTGCTGCATAAGGTATTGGACGTGGCCAACGAGTTCTTTGAGCAGCCTTATGAAGACAAGGCAAGCATGTATTCTGAAGATGTTGAGCAAAGTTGTAGACTATACACCAGCATTGATTATAACAAAGAGAAGGTGCATTTTTGGAGAGACAATTTGAGACACCCTTGTCATCCCTTAGAGCAACACATCCATTTCTGGCCTCAGAAACCGCCTCAATATCG GGAGGTGGTTGGAAGTTATTCAGTGGAGGCAAGGAAGCTGAGTATATTGCTTTTGGATCTTATTGGAGAAGGGTTGGGACTTGAATCTGGATTTTTCGGAGATGAACTTACCGAAGTCCAAGTGATGGGCATAAACTATTACCCACCTTGTCCAGACCCGAGCTTAACCTTAGGGTTACCAAAACATAGTGATGTTAACCTCATCACTCTTCTTCTCCAAGGAGAGGAAGTTCATGGTCTTCAGGTTTTGAAAGATGGGCAATGGTTGGCTGTTGAGCCTGTCCCTAATGCCTTTGTGGTTAATATAGGCCACACTTTACAG ATCATCAGTAATGGGAAGCTAGGCAGCGCCGAGCACAGAGTCATGACAAATGAAAAGGTTTCCCGTACGACAGTGGGTAGCTTCATCCATCCTTCCAGCAATTACCTTGTTGAGCCTGCAAAAGCTCTACTAGATAGGGACTGCAGTAGCTCTCCACTCTTTAGAGCTTTCGTGTACAAGGACTTTGTTAGCACCTACGTAACAAACACTCATGAGGGAGTACCACCCCTTGAGCCTCACAAGATCCAGCCACGAAGTATATAG